Proteins from a single region of Noviherbaspirillum saxi:
- a CDS encoding MFS transporter — MVWGVIPAVQKLFGRFILPVIGDAVQPQPERVEQTPSVKWALASLSLSMLLSSLGTSIANVGLPTLAQAFNASFQDVQWIVLAYLLAVTALIVSVGRLGDLIGRRRLLLAGIVLFTLASILCGVAPTLWLLIAARAAQGLGAAIMMALTMAFVGEMVPKAKTGSAMGLLGTMSAIGTALGPSLGGLLIAGFGWPAIFFINGPLGILTLLLAYRFLPVDRPGAKTDGIRFDHVGTLVLALTLAAYALAMTMGRGSFGLLNVALLLTAVVGVGLFILTETKVASPLIRLAMFRNPVLTMGFAMSTLVTTVVMATLVVGPFYLSGALALDAAHVGLVMASGPIAAALTGVPVGRMVDRFGAHPMTIAGLIGMAAGASILPMAAARFGVPGYIAPLVVLTAGYALFQAANNTAVMTDIRPDQRGVISGLLNLSRNLGLITGASVMGAVFALGSATTDIMTARPEVVAAGMRITFAVAAILVVVALATAFASHALSRRTVPSDREQEDCRGLE; from the coding sequence ATGGTGTGGGGCGTTATTCCTGCGGTGCAGAAACTGTTTGGCCGCTTCATCCTTCCGGTCATCGGGGACGCCGTTCAACCGCAACCTGAACGTGTGGAACAGACCCCCTCGGTGAAATGGGCGTTAGCCAGCCTTTCGCTATCCATGCTGCTGTCCTCGCTTGGGACCAGCATCGCCAATGTCGGTTTGCCAACGCTGGCACAGGCGTTCAACGCTTCCTTTCAGGACGTTCAGTGGATCGTGCTGGCCTATCTTCTCGCCGTCACCGCCCTGATCGTCAGCGTCGGAAGGCTCGGTGACCTCATCGGCCGCCGACGGCTGCTATTGGCCGGCATCGTCCTGTTCACGCTGGCCTCGATCCTGTGCGGCGTCGCACCCACGCTCTGGCTGCTGATCGCCGCCCGCGCGGCGCAGGGTCTTGGCGCGGCCATCATGATGGCCCTCACCATGGCGTTTGTCGGCGAGATGGTACCGAAAGCGAAGACCGGCAGCGCCATGGGACTGCTGGGCACGATGTCCGCCATTGGCACCGCGCTCGGACCTTCGCTCGGCGGCTTACTGATCGCCGGGTTCGGCTGGCCTGCCATCTTTTTCATCAATGGTCCGCTGGGCATCCTGACTCTGTTGCTTGCGTATCGCTTCCTGCCCGTTGATCGCCCGGGAGCGAAGACGGATGGCATCCGCTTCGACCATGTGGGCACCTTGGTGCTTGCGCTGACGCTCGCGGCGTATGCACTCGCCATGACCATGGGACGCGGCAGTTTCGGCCTGCTCAATGTGGCTTTGCTGTTGACGGCGGTCGTCGGCGTCGGGCTGTTCATCCTTACCGAGACCAAAGTCGCGTCACCACTGATCCGATTGGCGATGTTCCGCAATCCGGTGCTGACTATGGGCTTCGCCATGAGCACTCTGGTAACGACCGTGGTGATGGCGACGCTGGTGGTCGGCCCGTTCTATCTCTCCGGCGCGCTTGCGCTTGACGCAGCCCATGTCGGACTCGTCATGGCGTCCGGTCCGATCGCGGCCGCACTAACAGGCGTGCCGGTCGGCCGCATGGTAGACCGGTTTGGCGCACACCCCATGACCATCGCCGGGCTCATAGGAATGGCAGCCGGCGCCTCCATCCTGCCCATGGCGGCGGCGAGATTCGGCGTCCCGGGTTACATCGCCCCGCTCGTTGTCCTCACCGCAGGCTATGCACTGTTCCAGGCCGCCAACAACACTGCCGTCATGACGGATATTCGACCCGATCAACGGGGCGTCATCTCCGGCCTGCTCAATCTGTCGCGCAATCTCGGGCTCATCACCGGCGCATCCGTGATGGGTGCCGTGTTCGCTCTCGGATCGGCGACGACCGACATAATGACGGCTCGTCCCGAGGTTGTGGCGGCCGGGATGCGGATCACGTTCGCTGTCGCCGCGATTCTTGTCGTCGTCGCCCTCGCGACCGCATTTGCAAGCCATGCTCTTTCACGGCGCACCGTTCCTTCAGACCGTGAACAGGAGGATTGCCGTGGCCTTGAATGA
- a CDS encoding hydantoinase/carbamoylase family amidase, with translation MMPREQLSPASVMPDELSRCDAVPHAGKLILAWSEILGAWSDDDDCLTCAFMTTAHRKTAVQLASWMREAGMEVSIDAVGNVIGRYVSDDPAAKTLMTGSHYDTARDSSKLEGRLGILLPIAVVRHLHSRGEKLPFHVEVIGFSDGKGLRFNRPFLGSKAVAGRFDMHALDSTDAEGLSLRTILHDAGHSAQLIPDIARRRNDLLGFVEVALEDGPVLRSHGLPAGIVSSIAGSSRYVIELTGTACDAGSTPMALRRDAAAAAAEIILLVERCCSDTASLVGTVGEIEIPNGAANVVPGACRLTLEVRAAHDATRDAAIAAIMIGIDAICYRRNMDVRFECVEKVAAVSCAAGLRRQLGEAAMRTGIKPVELAAGTTHDAMEMAAVTDVAMLFMRCYNAGLGEDSRESVTADDIGTAWEIMLAFIRGISENGNKAS, from the coding sequence ATGATGCCGCGTGAACAACTATCGCCTGCGAGCGTCATGCCGGATGAGCTGAGCCGGTGCGATGCTGTTCCGCATGCCGGCAAGCTTATCCTGGCGTGGAGTGAGATCCTGGGGGCATGGAGCGACGATGACGATTGCCTGACCTGCGCCTTCATGACCACCGCGCACCGCAAGACTGCGGTGCAACTGGCTTCCTGGATGCGCGAAGCCGGAATGGAAGTGAGCATTGACGCGGTTGGAAATGTGATCGGCCGCTATGTATCCGATGATCCGGCCGCAAAGACATTGATGACCGGATCGCACTACGATACCGCGCGCGACAGCAGCAAACTCGAGGGCCGCCTCGGCATACTGTTGCCGATCGCAGTGGTACGGCACTTGCACAGCCGTGGCGAGAAACTGCCGTTTCATGTGGAGGTGATCGGCTTTTCCGACGGGAAGGGCTTGCGCTTCAATCGCCCTTTCCTGGGCAGCAAGGCGGTAGCGGGACGCTTTGACATGCATGCGCTGGACAGCACCGATGCCGAGGGCCTGAGCTTACGGACGATATTGCATGATGCGGGCCACAGCGCGCAGCTGATTCCGGACATCGCGCGCCGCAGAAACGACTTGCTTGGCTTCGTCGAAGTCGCGCTCGAAGACGGGCCGGTGTTGCGATCCCACGGTCTGCCAGCCGGTATCGTCTCTTCGATTGCCGGCAGCAGCCGTTACGTGATTGAGCTGACGGGAACCGCATGCGATGCGGGAAGCACACCCATGGCGCTGCGACGGGATGCCGCCGCAGCTGCTGCTGAAATCATTCTGCTCGTGGAAAGGTGCTGCAGTGATACCGCCTCGCTGGTCGGCACCGTTGGTGAGATCGAGATACCGAACGGGGCGGCAAATGTGGTTCCGGGAGCCTGCCGCCTGACGCTCGAAGTGCGGGCCGCACACGATGCAACCCGTGATGCAGCCATCGCTGCCATCATGATCGGCATCGATGCAATCTGCTATCGACGCAATATGGACGTCCGGTTCGAATGCGTGGAAAAGGTGGCCGCGGTCAGTTGCGCCGCCGGCCTGCGACGCCAGCTAGGCGAGGCCGCCATGCGTACCGGAATCAAGCCGGTCGAACTGGCCGCTGGCACCACCCATGATGCAATGGAAATGGCCGCAGTGACGGACGTCGCCATGTTGTTTATGCGCTGCTACAACGCCGGACTCGGGGAAGACTCGCGCGAAAGCGTAACGGCGGATGACATCGGAACCGCTTGGGAGATCATGCTCGCCTTTATTCGGGGCATTTCTGAAAATGGAAATAAAGCAAGCTAA
- a CDS encoding LysR family transcriptional regulator produces the protein MFALPVHLDIHLIRILYMLLSERNVSRVALKLNQPQSSISVSLRKLRELTGDPLLVRNGRGMVLTQHGESLLHPARHILEQTDRLFKQKTPFVPEQDARTFHVAAPDYLDSQFLPGIVANLLRASPKSRIIIHSLAPEMDYVRLLSDGNLDLVIANWEEPPHHLHVSKLFDDEIACIMRGDCAYALRTAHDGMTLDDYLSLPHVAPSQMLPGYSGVIESFLASQSLRRNVVVESAYFALIPSMLTRTDLVLTTGRQFMKSWEKKLPLKSFVAPVKFPTMHFYQMWHERVQHSPEHKWLRELIRTTARSLSDK, from the coding sequence ATGTTCGCCTTGCCGGTCCATCTGGATATTCATTTGATCCGGATCTTGTACATGCTTCTGTCCGAGAGAAATGTCTCGCGCGTTGCATTGAAGCTGAACCAGCCGCAATCGTCAATCTCCGTTTCGCTGCGCAAACTGCGTGAACTCACCGGCGATCCTTTATTGGTGCGCAATGGCCGCGGCATGGTGCTGACGCAGCATGGTGAAAGCCTGCTGCATCCGGCGCGGCATATCCTTGAACAGACCGATCGCCTGTTCAAGCAAAAAACTCCGTTCGTACCGGAACAGGATGCGCGCACCTTTCATGTCGCGGCACCGGATTATCTCGACAGCCAGTTCCTGCCGGGTATTGTCGCCAACCTGTTGCGGGCATCGCCGAAGAGCCGGATCATCATCCATAGTCTTGCGCCGGAAATGGATTACGTGCGCCTGCTGTCGGACGGCAATCTCGACCTTGTCATTGCAAACTGGGAAGAGCCGCCGCACCACCTGCATGTGTCCAAGCTGTTCGACGATGAGATCGCGTGCATCATGCGGGGAGACTGCGCCTATGCCTTGCGCACCGCCCATGATGGCATGACCCTGGATGACTATCTGAGCCTGCCGCATGTGGCGCCGTCGCAGATGCTGCCCGGTTATTCGGGCGTGATCGAATCTTTTCTTGCCAGTCAAAGCCTGCGCCGCAACGTCGTGGTGGAGTCGGCTTACTTCGCGCTGATTCCTTCCATGTTGACGCGTACCGATCTTGTACTGACCACGGGCCGGCAATTCATGAAGTCATGGGAAAAGAAATTGCCGCTCAAGAGCTTTGTCGCGCCGGTCAAGTTTCCGACCATGCATTTTTACCAGATGTGGCACGAGCGGGTGCAGCACAGCCCGGAACACAAGTGGCTGCGCGAGCTGATCCGGACGACCGCCAGATCGCTTTCCGATAAATAG
- a CDS encoding amidohydrolase family protein has translation MTNSILIKNANSILTGMRGGDARSKATDLRIEQGVITEMGRSLMQRPGDKVLDASDCVIYPGWINTHHHLFQSLLKGVPAGINQTLSPWLQSVPFIYRRYFNEERLRLAARIGIIELMLSGCTTIADHHYIYYPGMSYDASAALFDEAAALGVRFMLLRGGATTTRKLEANDLNYVEPETLEGMLSDVERTATRFHQNGLRPHTRVAMAPTTVTVSLQRHELKTVARAARDMGIPLHTHMSETVSYMEHCREAFGCLPIEYLAENEWVGPDVSLAHLVHLTDVERKILGQTGTGMAHCPQSNARLADGVAPAPALERLGAAVSIGVDGAASNEAADMISEVHFCWLMHRAHAGAATLPRPQGAGESGADSTTVEQVIHWATAGGARTLGFDGVGTLAIGQAADLAIYDLDSPRYFGLHDMAIGPVVSGGRPSLKWLLVGGRIVVEDDAIPGVDMAELRAQARADVMRLVEDI, from the coding sequence ATGACGAACAGCATTCTCATCAAGAACGCAAACAGTATTCTCACCGGCATGCGCGGCGGCGATGCGCGCAGCAAGGCCACCGATTTGCGGATTGAACAGGGCGTCATCACGGAAATGGGCCGCAGCCTGATGCAGCGGCCGGGGGACAAGGTGCTCGATGCCAGCGATTGCGTAATTTATCCGGGCTGGATAAATACGCATCATCACTTGTTTCAATCCCTGCTCAAGGGTGTCCCGGCAGGCATCAATCAAACGCTCAGCCCGTGGCTGCAGTCGGTGCCGTTCATTTACCGGCGCTACTTCAACGAAGAACGGCTGCGGCTGGCAGCGCGCATCGGCATCATTGAATTGATGCTGTCGGGTTGCACCACCATTGCCGACCACCATTACATTTACTACCCCGGCATGTCTTACGATGCGTCGGCCGCGCTGTTTGACGAAGCCGCGGCGCTCGGAGTGCGCTTCATGCTCTTGCGCGGCGGCGCGACCACGACCCGCAAGCTGGAAGCCAACGATCTCAATTACGTGGAACCGGAAACGCTGGAAGGCATGCTTTCCGATGTCGAGCGCACCGCCACGCGCTTCCATCAAAACGGTTTGCGGCCGCACACGCGCGTCGCGATGGCGCCCACCACGGTCACCGTGTCGCTGCAGCGACACGAGCTCAAGACCGTGGCCCGGGCCGCGCGCGACATGGGTATTCCGCTGCATACCCACATGTCGGAGACGGTGTCGTACATGGAACACTGCCGCGAGGCGTTTGGCTGCCTGCCGATTGAATACCTGGCCGAAAACGAGTGGGTCGGCCCCGACGTGTCGCTCGCTCATCTGGTACATCTGACCGATGTCGAGCGCAAGATCCTTGGGCAGACCGGGACCGGCATGGCGCATTGCCCGCAAAGCAATGCGCGCCTGGCCGATGGCGTCGCGCCCGCACCGGCGCTCGAACGTCTTGGCGCGGCTGTCTCGATCGGCGTCGACGGCGCGGCCTCCAATGAAGCGGCCGACATGATCAGCGAAGTGCATTTCTGCTGGCTGATGCACCGTGCGCACGCCGGCGCGGCGACGCTGCCACGGCCGCAAGGCGCGGGAGAGAGCGGTGCCGACAGCACCACCGTGGAACAAGTGATTCACTGGGCGACGGCCGGTGGCGCCCGCACGCTGGGCTTCGATGGCGTCGGCACGCTGGCGATCGGGCAGGCGGCCGACCTTGCGATCTACGACCTGGATTCGCCACGCTATTTCGGCTTGCACGACATGGCGATCGGACCGGTCGTCAGCGGCGGGCGTCCAAGTCTGAAATGGCTGCTGGTCGGCGGACGCATCGTCGTGGAAGACGATGCGATCCCCGGGGTCGACATGGCGGAGCTGCGCGCACAAGCGCGTGCCGACGTCATGCGTCTGGTCGAAGATATTTGA
- a CDS encoding BMP family ABC transporter substrate-binding protein, protein MSYDHRRTRRLFTGLVAGLGIAASALADEPLKTCFLYSNPIGESGWTYQHELARKELVAAVGNKITTKFVENIAEGPDAERVIRNFVQEGCKVIFTPSFGFMEPTVKVARQAPNVIFLNGSGYKTASNLGVYNARYYEGRYLEGVLAGAMSKKGVVGYVGAFPIPEVLQGLNAFAQGMRSVNPNAQIKLIWVNAWYDPGKERDAASTLMKLGVDVMAYATSGVSIVTTAEEKGVYTLGYYSDVSKFGPKTNLTSIMHTWGPYYVKVIEDVLAGRWKSGNVVGGLREGMIRMAPLNAAVPADVRERFVRAERDLIEGKLHPFAGPVIDQDGKERVPAGKVLSVEELNSMNYLVQGIDGTVPKK, encoded by the coding sequence ATGTCATACGATCACCGCCGTACACGTCGTCTCTTTACCGGTCTTGTTGCAGGCCTGGGCATCGCCGCTTCCGCATTGGCCGACGAGCCGCTGAAAACCTGCTTTCTCTACTCGAATCCAATAGGAGAGAGCGGCTGGACTTATCAGCATGAACTGGCGCGCAAGGAGTTGGTGGCTGCCGTCGGGAACAAGATCACCACCAAGTTCGTCGAGAATATCGCGGAAGGGCCGGACGCCGAACGCGTGATCCGGAACTTTGTGCAGGAAGGTTGCAAGGTGATCTTCACGCCTTCATTCGGCTTCATGGAGCCGACCGTCAAGGTGGCACGCCAGGCGCCAAACGTGATTTTCCTGAATGGCAGCGGCTATAAAACCGCCTCGAATCTCGGCGTCTATAACGCCCGCTATTACGAAGGCCGTTATCTCGAAGGCGTGCTGGCCGGAGCGATGAGCAAGAAGGGCGTGGTCGGTTATGTCGGCGCATTTCCGATTCCCGAAGTGCTGCAAGGGCTGAATGCATTTGCGCAGGGCATGCGCAGCGTGAACCCGAACGCGCAAATCAAGCTGATCTGGGTCAATGCCTGGTATGACCCGGGCAAGGAACGCGATGCAGCCAGTACCCTGATGAAGCTTGGTGTCGATGTGATGGCTTATGCAACATCCGGCGTCTCGATTGTGACCACGGCGGAAGAGAAGGGTGTCTATACGCTCGGTTACTATTCCGACGTGTCGAAATTCGGACCCAAGACCAACCTGACCTCGATCATGCATACCTGGGGGCCCTACTATGTCAAGGTCATCGAAGATGTGCTTGCCGGACGCTGGAAGTCGGGCAACGTGGTCGGCGGACTGCGCGAAGGCATGATCCGGATGGCCCCATTGAACGCGGCGGTGCCGGCTGATGTGCGCGAGCGCTTCGTACGCGCCGAACGCGACCTGATCGAAGGGAAGCTGCATCCGTTCGCCGGTCCCGTCATTGATCAGGATGGCAAGGAACGCGTCCCTGCAGGCAAGGTGTTAAGCGTGGAGGAGCTGAACTCCATGAATTACCTGGTGCAGGGAATTGATGGAACCGTGCCAAAAAAGTAA
- a CDS encoding ABC transporter permease: MENHLITSIISATIICGTPLIIVAIGTLVAEKSGVLNLGAEGMMSVGAVAAFAVAFSGGSPLLAVLAGMAAGCAMSLLFGFLTLTMLANQVASGLALAIFGVGLSAFIGKPFESAPIGIVPPIPIPVLADIPVIGPALFNHQSLVYFSWLLVGAVIWFLYRSRWGLVLRAVGESPSAAHSVGYKVIALRYAAVAFGGAMAGVGGAFMSVYYTPLWAEGMVAGRGWIALALVVFATWRPLRVVLGAYLFGGVMISQLFVQGSGLKLDVPAQFLSALPYAATIIVLVVISRNANTIRLNSPVSLGQPFRADS; the protein is encoded by the coding sequence ATGGAAAACCACCTGATCACCTCCATCATCTCGGCCACGATCATCTGTGGCACTCCATTGATCATTGTCGCGATCGGCACGCTGGTCGCCGAAAAATCCGGCGTGTTGAATCTGGGTGCGGAAGGAATGATGTCAGTCGGTGCGGTTGCCGCATTCGCCGTCGCCTTCTCCGGCGGAAGCCCGCTTCTTGCGGTATTGGCAGGTATGGCCGCCGGCTGCGCGATGTCGTTGCTGTTCGGTTTCCTGACCTTGACGATGCTGGCCAATCAAGTCGCTTCGGGTCTCGCACTGGCGATCTTTGGTGTCGGACTGTCCGCCTTTATCGGCAAACCGTTCGAGTCTGCGCCGATCGGCATCGTGCCGCCGATTCCCATTCCGGTTCTTGCCGATATTCCGGTGATCGGCCCAGCGCTGTTTAATCACCAGTCCCTTGTGTACTTTTCCTGGTTGCTGGTCGGTGCGGTGATCTGGTTCCTGTACCGCAGCCGCTGGGGCCTGGTATTGCGTGCGGTGGGAGAGTCGCCTTCGGCCGCCCACTCCGTGGGTTACAAGGTCATCGCGCTGCGCTATGCGGCGGTTGCCTTCGGCGGCGCGATGGCGGGTGTCGGCGGTGCGTTCATGTCGGTGTATTACACGCCACTCTGGGCCGAAGGCATGGTGGCGGGACGCGGCTGGATCGCGCTGGCGCTGGTGGTATTCGCGACATGGCGGCCATTGCGCGTGGTGCTCGGAGCCTACCTCTTTGGCGGCGTGATGATTTCCCAATTGTTCGTCCAGGGGTCGGGACTGAAACTCGATGTCCCGGCGCAGTTTTTGTCGGCGCTGCCGTATGCCGCGACGATCATCGTTCTGGTCGTGATTTCGCGCAACGCCAATACGATCCGGCTGAATTCGCCAGTGTCGCTCGGGCAGCCGTTCCGCGCGGATAGTTAA
- a CDS encoding ABC transporter permease, with product MLLKLEARPEASQRMRYLSPLIAVALTLAGSLVLFALLGKSPIEGFKVFFIHPIRDLYSISELLLKATPLMLIAVGLAVGYRANVWNIGAEGQYILGAIFATGVALFFQGVSSIWVLPAMLVAGVLGGVVWAAIPALLRTRFRANEILVTLMLVYIAQLTASWLVHGPWKNPDGFNFPATYMFDDSALLPVLIEGTRLNLAFLIALTALGAGYVFLQRSFYGYQMQVAGQAEAAARYAGYSAKRTIWIGLLAGGAMAGTAGMSEVAGPMGQLTESISMNYGFAAIIVAFVGRLNPVGILFSSILMAMLYLGGEQAQQYMNLPSSISKVFQGMLLFFLLAADLFIGYRLRLGSNPFFGKATWKTT from the coding sequence ATGTTGCTTAAACTTGAAGCGCGCCCTGAAGCGTCGCAGCGCATGCGCTATCTGTCGCCGCTGATCGCGGTGGCGCTGACGCTGGCCGGCAGCCTGGTGTTGTTCGCGCTGCTGGGCAAGAGTCCGATCGAAGGGTTCAAGGTCTTTTTCATCCATCCGATCCGCGACCTGTACAGCATTTCGGAGCTACTGCTGAAGGCGACGCCGCTGATGCTGATCGCCGTCGGCCTGGCGGTCGGTTACCGTGCCAACGTGTGGAATATCGGTGCCGAAGGGCAGTACATTCTGGGTGCGATTTTCGCCACCGGAGTTGCACTGTTTTTCCAGGGTGTTTCCAGCATCTGGGTGCTGCCCGCGATGCTGGTGGCGGGCGTGCTCGGCGGTGTCGTCTGGGCGGCCATACCGGCGCTGCTGCGCACCCGTTTTCGGGCGAATGAGATCCTGGTCACGCTGATGCTGGTCTACATTGCGCAGTTGACCGCGTCGTGGCTGGTGCACGGACCATGGAAAAATCCGGACGGATTCAATTTCCCGGCTACGTACATGTTCGATGACTCGGCATTGCTGCCGGTGCTGATCGAAGGTACGCGCTTGAATCTTGCGTTTCTCATCGCCCTGACCGCATTGGGCGCCGGCTATGTGTTCCTGCAGCGCAGTTTCTACGGCTACCAGATGCAGGTCGCAGGACAGGCCGAAGCCGCCGCGCGTTACGCCGGCTATTCCGCAAAGCGCACGATCTGGATCGGTCTCCTGGCAGGCGGCGCGATGGCCGGCACCGCCGGCATGAGCGAAGTGGCTGGCCCGATGGGACAGCTGACCGAAAGCATTTCGATGAATTATGGCTTCGCCGCGATCATCGTGGCCTTCGTCGGACGGCTCAACCCGGTCGGTATTTTGTTCTCCAGCATTTTGATGGCGATGCTGTACCTCGGCGGCGAGCAGGCGCAGCAATACATGAACCTGCCGTCCTCGATTTCCAAGGTGTTCCAGGGGATGCTGCTGTTCTTTCTGCTCGCGGCGGACCTGTTCATCGGCTATCGGCTGCGCTTGGGCAGCAACCCGTTTTTTGGAAAAGCGACATGGAAAACCACCTGA
- a CDS encoding ABC transporter ATP-binding protein — translation MNEQSKEPRLLLRGITKVYPSVVANDGIDLRVMPGEIHAVLGENGAGKSTLMKIIYGVTRQTSGEMFWEGQLVQVESPAHARTLGIGMVFQHFSLFETLTVVENVALSLPGKPDLSYLARRIEKVSERYGLPVDPFRITHALSVGERQRVEIIRCLLQNPNLLIMDEPTSVLTPQAVRKLFETLRQLAAEGRSILYISHKLDEIQELCHTATVLRGGKVTGSCIPCDETPKSMARLMIGKDLPVCEHGTSNEGGEVRLRIDHLSQVSDDPFGVDLDDIQLDVRAGEIVGIAGVSGNGQQELLYALSGESPMREKAAVQICGVPAADKTPDQRRKLGLCFVPEERLGRGAVPRMSLAENALLTAYDQGMLNRNLIRADVVRGFAEECIARFNVKCGGPDAQARSLSGGNLQKFIMGREIMQKPKLLIVSQPTWGVDVGAATFIRQSLIDLRNAGVAVLVISEELDELFEISDRIAVIAGGRLSPTTPTRQTNVEEIGMWMSGMWPSAAGAVNTNAITDMREVKHVA, via the coding sequence GTGAACGAACAAAGTAAGGAGCCGCGGCTACTGCTACGCGGAATAACGAAGGTTTATCCATCCGTTGTAGCGAATGATGGCATCGACCTGCGCGTGATGCCGGGTGAAATCCATGCGGTTCTGGGCGAGAACGGCGCCGGCAAATCGACATTGATGAAGATCATTTACGGTGTCACGCGGCAGACCTCGGGCGAGATGTTCTGGGAAGGCCAGCTGGTTCAGGTGGAAAGTCCCGCCCATGCGCGGACCTTGGGCATCGGCATGGTGTTCCAGCATTTTTCGCTGTTCGAGACCCTTACCGTGGTCGAGAATGTCGCACTGTCGCTGCCCGGCAAACCGGACCTGTCCTATCTCGCACGCCGGATCGAAAAAGTATCCGAGCGCTACGGCCTGCCTGTCGATCCTTTTCGCATCACCCATGCGCTTTCGGTTGGCGAGCGGCAGCGGGTCGAGATCATCCGGTGCCTGCTGCAGAATCCGAACCTGCTCATCATGGATGAACCGACTTCGGTATTGACGCCGCAAGCGGTAAGAAAACTGTTCGAGACCTTGCGCCAGCTTGCAGCCGAAGGGCGCAGCATTTTGTACATCAGCCACAAGCTCGATGAAATCCAGGAACTGTGTCACACGGCGACGGTGCTGCGCGGCGGCAAAGTCACGGGTTCTTGCATACCCTGCGACGAGACGCCGAAGTCCATGGCCCGGCTGATGATCGGCAAGGATCTTCCGGTATGCGAGCACGGTACCAGCAATGAGGGCGGCGAAGTTCGGCTGCGTATCGATCACCTGTCGCAGGTATCCGACGATCCCTTCGGCGTCGATCTCGATGATATTCAGCTTGACGTGCGAGCGGGTGAAATCGTCGGCATTGCCGGTGTCTCCGGCAACGGCCAGCAGGAACTGCTCTATGCATTGTCGGGCGAGTCGCCGATGCGCGAAAAGGCGGCGGTCCAGATCTGCGGCGTGCCGGCGGCCGATAAGACGCCAGACCAGCGCCGCAAGCTGGGGCTGTGCTTCGTGCCGGAAGAGCGGCTGGGACGGGGCGCGGTGCCGCGTATGTCGCTTGCGGAAAACGCTTTGCTGACTGCCTATGATCAGGGCATGCTGAACCGAAATCTGATTCGCGCCGATGTAGTGCGCGGCTTTGCGGAAGAATGCATTGCACGCTTCAACGTCAAGTGTGGCGGGCCGGATGCCCAGGCACGCTCGCTATCCGGCGGGAACTTGCAGAAATTCATCATGGGACGCGAAATCATGCAGAAGCCCAAGCTGCTGATCGTGTCGCAACCGACCTGGGGTGTAGACGTCGGCGCCGCAACCTTCATCCGCCAGTCGCTGATCGACCTGCGCAATGCCGGTGTCGCGGTGCTGGTGATTTCGGAAGAGCTGGACGAATTGTTCGAGATCAGCGACCGCATCGCCGTCATCGCCGGCGGCCGTTTGTCGCCGACCACGCCGACACGCCAGACCAATGTCGAAGAAATCGGCATGTGGATGAGCGGCATGTGGCCAAGTGCGGCCGGAGCAGTCAATACAAACGCCATCACTGACATGAGGGAGGTGAAACATGTTGCTTAA